CTTCGAGGTCGCCGACAAGCTCGCCCTGGGTAGCCAGCAGGCGATCCGGTGGACCAAGCGCTCCCTGAACAACTGGCTCCGCATGGCCGGCCCCATCTTCGACCAGTCCATCGCCCTGGAGATGCTCACCTTCATGGGCGAGGACGTCCGCGAGGGCCTGAAGGCCATCCGGGAAAAGCGGCCACCGCAGTTTCCCTCGGCGCGCTGAGCCGCCGGCGCCCGCGCTTCAGGCGTGTCGCGGATAGCCGGCTCGGCGGGATAGCGGTAAGCTCGGGGACCAATACGCTCGAGGAGGGTGATCTATGAGAACACGCGGACTCCTGGCCGCCGTCCTGCTGGTCGTCGCGTTCGCGGCGTCGGCGGGGGCCCAGGCCTTCAAGATGCCCCGCACGCTGGCGTGGACGGCGTACGACGTCGGTTCGGCCGGCTACATCCAGGCGGCTTCGATCGGCCACGCCATGGCTCAGAAAGAAGGCCTCACGCTGCGCGTCGTGCCCGCCGGCAACGACGTCTCGCGCCAGGCGCCCCTGGCCGCGGGACGCGTCCAGTTCGGCGCGCTCGGCGCCGGGGCGTTCCTGTCCCAGGAAGGCGTGCTCGACTTCGGGAATACCGACTGGGGTCCGCAGGCCGTGCGCATCCTGGGCGCGGCGTGGGGCGATTTCAACACCGGCAACGTGGCGGCCGCCGGGGATGCCGGCATCAAGACGGTCCATGATCTCAAGGGCAAGCGGGTGGCCTGGGTGGCCGGCGCCCCCGCCCTGAACTCCAACATGGAAGCGTTTCTCGCCTGCGCCAACCTCGGCTGGAAGGACGTGAAGAAGGTCGACTTCCCGAGCTGGGGCGCCTCGGCGCGGGCCGTCATCGAAGGGACGGCGGACGCCTTCATCGCCTCCACCAACTCCGGGCTGGTCTACGAGCTGGCCGCCTCGCCGCGCAAGTACGTGGCGCCGGTCGTGCCGAGTCCCAAGGAGGATCCGGGCTGCTGGCAGCGCCTGAGGAAGGTGGCCCCGCAATTCGAATACCACGTGGCCTCGGTGGGAGCGGGGACGATCTCCAAGGAGAATCCCCACAAGGGCGCCACCTACGGCTACCCCATCGTCACAACCTACGCCACCCAGAGCGCCGACCTCGTCTATCACCAGACGCGGATGATCTACGACCTTCTGCCGGACTATGTGAACGCCCACCCCGGCAATGCCGGCTTCGCTCTCGACAAGCAGAACCTCACCTGGGTCATGCCCTACCACGAGGGCGCCATCCGGTACTTCAAGGAGAAGGGCGTCTGGGGAGCGCAGCAGCAGAAGCACAACGACCAGCTCGTGCGCCGTCAGGAGGTCCTCCAGAAGGCCTGGGACCGCGCCATCGGCCTGGCTTCGGAGAAGAAGGTCAAGGTGAAGGACTTCACCACGCACTGGATGGGGATCCGGGCGGCGGCGCTCAAGGAGGCCGGCCTCGAGGCGTACTGGACCGAGTAGGCCAGGGCCATGGCGGCCGAGCCCGCGCTCATGAGCCGTCACCGGGCGTTGCCGCCGGGGTGGCAGGCCGTGCTGATCAGCTTCAGCACGGCCGGCACCCTGCTCGCCATCAATCAGCTCTTCAACCTGAACTTCTTCGCCGGCGTCGTGCTGCTCGAGAACCGCTATCTGTACTTGTTGCTGAGCCTGTTCTTTTCCCTCACCTTCCTGATCTTTCCCGCGTGGCGGGGGGCGGCGCGGGACCGCGTGCCCTGGTACGACGCGCTGCTCTTCGCGGCGGCCGTCGCCGCCCCCGCCTACTTCGCGTGGCACGGCCTGCGCATTCTGGAGGAAGCCTGGGACTTCCGGGCGCCGATCGAGGCCGTCTGGGTGGGCGCCGTGCTGTGGCTGCTCGTGCTGGAGGGGGCCCGGCGCGCCGGCGGCATCGCCCTGTTCGTCCTCGTCTTCGCGTTCTCCCTGTACCCCGTGGTCGCCGGCGACATGCCCGGGCCCATCTCGGGCTTCAACCTGTCGTTCGCCGACACGCTCCGTTACCACACGATGAGCGTGGAGGCCGTGCTCGGGATCCCCATGCGGGTCTTCGGCACGCTCATCATCGGCTTCATCATCTTCGGCGAGGCCTTGCAGGTGACGGGGGGCGGGCGATTCTTCAACGACCTCGCCATGTCCATGCTCGGCGCCTTCCGGGGCGGGCCCGCCAAGGTCTCCGTCGTCGCCAGCGGCCTGTTCGGCTCCATGAGCGGCAGCGTGGTCTCGAACATCGTGGCCGACGGGGCCATCACGATCCCCATGATGAAGCGCATGGGCTTCCGGGGCGAGGTGGCGGCGGCGGTGGAGGCCACCGCCTCGACGGGCGGCGCCCTCACGCCGCCGGTGATGGGCGCCACCGCCTTCGTGATGGCCTCCATCCTGGGCATCTCGTACATCGACGTGGCCATCGCGGCCGCGATCCCCTCGTTGCTGTTCTATCTGAGCCTGTACTTCCAGGTCGATGCCTACTCCGCCCGCCACGGGTTGCGCGGGCTACCCCGACTCGAGCTGCCGCGCTTCGGGCCGACGCTGCGCTTCGGCTGGTTCTTCCTGCTGGCGTTCGCCGTGCTGGTGTTCCTGCTGGTGAACCTGCGCCGCGAGGCGCACGCGCCCTTCTTCGCCACGGCGCTCCTGCTGCTGCTGGCTATGGTTCGGCGCGGGACGAGGTTCAGCGCGCGCTCGTTCCTCGACTTCCTGGCCGGCATGGGGCGCGTGCTGGCCGAGCTGGTGACGATCCTGGCGGCCGTGGGGCTCATCATCGGGGCCCTCGCCGTGACCGGGGTAGCGGGAACCTTCTCCAGCGACATGATCCGCCTGGCCGGCGGCAACGTCTTCCTGCTGCTGGTGCTGGGGGCGCTCGCCTGCTTCGTGCTCGGGATGGGGATGACGATGACGGCGGCCTACGTCTTCCTGGCCGTGGTCCTGGCCCCCGCGCTCATCCAGCAGGGCCTGAACGCCGTCGCCGTGCACCTCTTCATCATGTACTGGGCGATGCTGTCCTACATCACCCCGCCGGTGGCCATCGGCGCCTACGCGGCGGCCAGCATCGCCCACTGCGGCGCCATGCGCACCGGTTTCGAGGCCATGCGCTTCGGCGCCGTGAAGTACATTCTGCCGTTCTTCTTCGTCTACAACCCGTTGCTCGTCGCTCAGGACGCCACCGCGCTCGGCCTCCTCTGGGTGTTCCCCGGGGCGGCGCTCGGCGTCGGCTTGCTGTCCTACGGGCTCCAGGGGTACGCGCTCGGCATCGGGGCGCTCGCGGGGAACGCGGCCGGCCTGGCGGTACGGGTGCTCTTCGTCGTGTCCGGGTTGCTCCTGGCGGCGCCGGAGCCGATCACCGACCTGATCGGACTGGGCCTGGCCACACTGACGTACGGGGCGCTACTCGGCGTCGCCGCTGTCCGCTCCGCCGTCACCCCGCGCTCGCCGGTTCGGGCCGTCGCGGAACAGGGTCGCGGGTCAATCGCCTGAATGAAGAAGGAGGTTGAATCATGCAGCGAGCCCTCGTGGGATTGCTCTCGCTCGCCCTGGCGGCGGTGCTCCCGGGCCAGCCGGCGTTCGCTCAGCA
The nucleotide sequence above comes from Candidatus Methylomirabilota bacterium. Encoded proteins:
- a CDS encoding TAXI family TRAP transporter solute-binding subunit, producing MRTRGLLAAVLLVVAFAASAGAQAFKMPRTLAWTAYDVGSAGYIQAASIGHAMAQKEGLTLRVVPAGNDVSRQAPLAAGRVQFGALGAGAFLSQEGVLDFGNTDWGPQAVRILGAAWGDFNTGNVAAAGDAGIKTVHDLKGKRVAWVAGAPALNSNMEAFLACANLGWKDVKKVDFPSWGASARAVIEGTADAFIASTNSGLVYELAASPRKYVAPVVPSPKEDPGCWQRLRKVAPQFEYHVASVGAGTISKENPHKGATYGYPIVTTYATQSADLVYHQTRMIYDLLPDYVNAHPGNAGFALDKQNLTWVMPYHEGAIRYFKEKGVWGAQQQKHNDQLVRRQEVLQKAWDRAIGLASEKKVKVKDFTTHWMGIRAAALKEAGLEAYWTE
- a CDS encoding enoyl-CoA hydratase (Catalyzes the reversible hydration of unsaturated fatty acyl-CoA to beta-hydroxyacyl-CoA) — translated: FEVADKLALGSQQAIRWTKRSLNNWLRMAGPIFDQSIALEMLTFMGEDVREGLKAIREKRPPQFPSAR
- a CDS encoding TRAP transporter fused permease subunit, encoding MAAEPALMSRHRALPPGWQAVLISFSTAGTLLAINQLFNLNFFAGVVLLENRYLYLLLSLFFSLTFLIFPAWRGAARDRVPWYDALLFAAAVAAPAYFAWHGLRILEEAWDFRAPIEAVWVGAVLWLLVLEGARRAGGIALFVLVFAFSLYPVVAGDMPGPISGFNLSFADTLRYHTMSVEAVLGIPMRVFGTLIIGFIIFGEALQVTGGGRFFNDLAMSMLGAFRGGPAKVSVVASGLFGSMSGSVVSNIVADGAITIPMMKRMGFRGEVAAAVEATASTGGALTPPVMGATAFVMASILGISYIDVAIAAAIPSLLFYLSLYFQVDAYSARHGLRGLPRLELPRFGPTLRFGWFFLLAFAVLVFLLVNLRREAHAPFFATALLLLLAMVRRGTRFSARSFLDFLAGMGRVLAELVTILAAVGLIIGALAVTGVAGTFSSDMIRLAGGNVFLLLVLGALACFVLGMGMTMTAAYVFLAVVLAPALIQQGLNAVAVHLFIMYWAMLSYITPPVAIGAYAAASIAHCGAMRTGFEAMRFGAVKYILPFFFVYNPLLVAQDATALGLLWVFPGAALGVGLLSYGLQGYALGIGALAGNAAGLAVRVLFVVSGLLLAAPEPITDLIGLGLATLTYGALLGVAAVRSAVTPRSPVRAVAEQGRGSIA